In Lentimicrobiaceae bacterium, a single genomic region encodes these proteins:
- a CDS encoding glycoside hydrolase family 20 protein, giving the protein MKNIVCALFVMILSVFLSFGQKNNILALIPQPKTFIQKNGSFKIKATLQIFTENGQPQNTKSAKLFLDQVNLGYGIKGNVNNKESQHSAILLKTNPDSNYRAEGYHLTVEKKKITIEGSPQGVFYGLQTLAQLVQQNQKKLSVPCCEIIDYPEFSWRGMHLDVSRHFFPLSFIKKYIDYLSMYKMNTFHWHLTDDQGWRIEIKKYPKLTQTGAWRNYTLNGHYSTMPQQFDSTRYGGFYTQEEIREVVDYAQKRFVTIVPEIEMPGHALAALSAYPELSCSGGHFEVIGNWGVFEDVFCTKEETFTFLQDVLSEVMDLFPGKYIHIGGDECPKERWKKCPVCQQRIKDEGLKDENKLQSYFIARIEKFVNSKSRSIIGWDEILEGGLAPNATVMSWRGTEGGLAAAKLKHNVVMAPGSHCYFDYYQGNPKFEPLAIGGFIPVEKVYQFDPIPAGLNPEENKYILGGQANVWTEYIPDGKQVEYMIFPRMCALSEALWTYPQNRDFESFKKRLLSHLKLYDHLNINYSKAMFALKFQVSKGKAPLTVTLAGEPGIEIRYNTDGSELTGKTILYSSPISISKTCLLQAGNFSGGKLCSPVLSQQFYVNPATGKNVTLTYPPHENYNVGGAATLTDGILGRIPWYGGEWLGFNGKNCEAILDLEKTTKISKVIVDVLNAESSWIYLPKSIEVFISPDGVNFTSVKKISEKEIVEMQRKMILETDGLQTRYLKIVVENNGKIPDGKPGAGYDAWLFVDEILVE; this is encoded by the coding sequence ATGAAAAACATTGTATGTGCACTATTTGTGATGATTCTATCTGTTTTTTTGTCTTTTGGACAAAAAAATAACATCCTGGCTTTGATACCTCAGCCAAAGACTTTTATACAAAAAAATGGAAGTTTTAAAATCAAAGCCACTTTACAGATATTTACAGAAAACGGGCAACCTCAAAATACCAAATCGGCAAAACTATTTCTGGATCAGGTAAATTTGGGGTATGGTATCAAAGGAAATGTAAATAATAAAGAATCACAACATTCCGCCATTTTATTGAAAACCAACCCAGACAGCAACTATCGGGCTGAAGGTTACCATCTGACGGTAGAAAAGAAGAAAATAACCATTGAAGGATCGCCGCAGGGAGTTTTCTACGGGCTGCAAACTTTAGCTCAACTGGTGCAGCAAAACCAGAAAAAATTATCCGTACCTTGTTGCGAAATCATTGATTATCCTGAATTTTCGTGGCGTGGAATGCACCTCGACGTCAGCAGGCACTTTTTCCCGCTAAGTTTTATCAAAAAATACATTGACTACCTTTCCATGTACAAAATGAATACCTTCCACTGGCATCTTACGGATGACCAGGGTTGGCGGATTGAAATAAAAAAGTATCCCAAACTTACGCAAACCGGGGCATGGAGAAATTACACGTTGAATGGTCATTACAGCACAATGCCCCAACAATTTGATTCTACACGTTATGGCGGTTTTTATACACAGGAAGAAATCCGCGAAGTAGTTGACTATGCCCAAAAACGTTTTGTTACCATCGTTCCGGAAATAGAAATGCCAGGGCATGCGCTTGCTGCATTGAGTGCTTACCCGGAACTTTCCTGTAGCGGTGGGCATTTTGAAGTTATTGGAAACTGGGGCGTTTTTGAAGATGTTTTTTGTACCAAAGAAGAAACATTCACTTTTTTGCAGGATGTGCTTTCCGAAGTAATGGATTTATTTCCGGGAAAATACATACATATTGGCGGCGATGAATGTCCTAAGGAACGGTGGAAAAAATGCCCGGTATGTCAGCAAAGAATAAAAGACGAAGGGTTAAAAGACGAAAATAAACTGCAAAGTTATTTTATTGCAAGAATAGAAAAGTTTGTAAATTCCAAAAGCCGCTCCATAATCGGGTGGGACGAGATATTGGAAGGCGGGCTTGCGCCAAATGCAACGGTGATGTCGTGGCGCGGAACTGAAGGCGGTTTAGCAGCAGCAAAGCTGAAACACAACGTGGTAATGGCGCCAGGCTCTCATTGTTATTTTGATTATTATCAAGGTAATCCTAAATTTGAGCCTTTGGCAATAGGCGGATTTATCCCTGTGGAAAAAGTTTATCAGTTTGATCCGATTCCCGCAGGCTTAAATCCGGAAGAAAATAAATACATACTCGGTGGCCAGGCAAATGTTTGGACAGAATACATTCCCGATGGCAAACAAGTAGAATACATGATTTTTCCACGTATGTGCGCCCTTTCCGAAGCATTGTGGACTTACCCTCAAAATAGGGATTTTGAATCGTTCAAAAAAAGACTTTTATCCCATCTGAAATTATATGATCATTTGAATATCAATTATTCAAAAGCGATGTTTGCATTAAAGTTCCAGGTTTCTAAAGGAAAAGCTCCGCTGACGGTTACTCTGGCAGGGGAGCCGGGAATTGAAATCAGGTATAATACGGATGGTTCGGAGCTGACAGGAAAAACTATCCTGTATTCTTCTCCAATTTCCATTTCCAAAACTTGTTTGTTGCAGGCAGGTAATTTTTCCGGAGGAAAGTTATGCAGCCCGGTTTTAAGCCAGCAGTTTTATGTAAATCCGGCTACCGGAAAAAACGTAACCTTAACCTATCCTCCTCACGAAAATTATAATGTTGGCGGAGCAGCTACCCTTACCGATGGAATTTTGGGTAGAATTCCCTGGTATGGTGGCGAATGGTTAGGCTTTAATGGAAAAAACTGCGAAGCAATTCTTGATCTGGAAAAAACAACAAAAATTTCCAAAGTCATTGTGGATGTTTTAAATGCAGAAAGTAGTTGGATCTATCTGCCTAAAAGCATCGAAGTTTTTATTTCACCGGATGGTGTTAATTTTACTTCTGTAAAAAAAATTTCCGAAAAGGAAATAGTGGAAATGCAGCGTAAAATGATTTTGGAAACCGATGGTTTACAAACAAGATATCTGAAAATTGTAGTGGAAAACAACGGAAAAATTCCGGATGGGAAACCTGGTGCCGGTTACGACGCTTGGTTGTTTGTGGACGAAATTTTGGTAGAATAA
- the rfbB gene encoding dTDP-glucose 4,6-dehydratase, whose product MKTLLITGGAGFIGSHVVRLFVNKYPDYKIINLDKLTYAGNLENLKDVENKPNYEFVKADIVDEKHIFELFEKYRFDGVIHLAAESHVDRSISNPNEFIFTNIVGTVNLLNAARHIWKDNMEGKRFYHISTDEVYGSLGKTGSFKETTAYDPRSPYSASKASSDHLVRAYHHTFGLPIVVSNCSNNYGPFQFPEKLLPLCINNIRHSKPLPVYGKGENVRDWLYVEDHAKAIDLIFHRGKNGETYNIGGNNEWKNIDLVKKLCEIMDKKLCRPEGTSAQLITFVKDRAGHDLRYAIDATKLHTELGWTPTIRFAEGFEETVDWYLANEDWINHLTSGDYQKYYEQQYVKR is encoded by the coding sequence ATGAAAACTCTGCTAATCACCGGAGGTGCCGGGTTCATCGGCTCACACGTAGTCAGGTTATTTGTAAATAAATATCCCGACTATAAAATTATCAACCTGGACAAGCTAACGTATGCAGGTAATCTTGAAAATCTGAAAGATGTGGAAAACAAACCCAATTATGAGTTTGTAAAAGCCGACATCGTGGACGAAAAACACATTTTTGAGCTTTTTGAAAAATATCGGTTCGACGGGGTAATTCATCTTGCTGCTGAATCGCACGTGGATCGTTCCATTTCTAATCCTAATGAATTTATTTTTACAAATATAGTGGGAACCGTCAACCTGCTGAATGCAGCCCGGCATATCTGGAAAGATAATATGGAAGGCAAACGTTTTTACCATATTTCAACCGACGAAGTGTATGGCTCTCTGGGCAAAACAGGATCGTTCAAGGAAACAACTGCTTACGACCCAAGGAGTCCGTATTCTGCATCCAAAGCAAGTTCAGATCATTTGGTTAGAGCCTATCACCACACTTTCGGCTTGCCGATAGTGGTATCCAACTGTTCCAACAACTATGGCCCTTTCCAGTTTCCGGAAAAATTGTTACCACTCTGTATCAATAACATCCGGCATAGCAAACCTTTACCGGTGTATGGAAAGGGAGAAAACGTACGCGACTGGCTATATGTGGAAGACCATGCCAAAGCCATTGACCTGATTTTTCATAGGGGGAAAAATGGTGAAACTTATAATATTGGTGGTAATAACGAATGGAAAAACATTGATTTGGTAAAAAAACTTTGCGAAATCATGGACAAGAAACTATGTCGTCCGGAAGGAACTTCTGCTCAGTTGATCACTTTCGTAAAAGACCGTGCCGGACACGATCTCCGCTATGCCATTGACGCTACTAAATTACACACGGAATTGGGTTGGACTCCAACCATCCGCTTTGCCGAAGGTTTTGAAGAAACGGTGGACTGGTATTTGGCTAACGAAGACTGGATCAACCATCTTACTTCGGGTGATTATCAAAAATATTATGAGCAGCAATATGTTAAAAGATAA
- the galE gene encoding UDP-glucose 4-epimerase GalE, with translation MKILVTGGTGFIGSHTVVELQNKGYEVIIVDNLSNSEIGVLDNIEEITGIRPAFEKFDLADSGLTRDFFAKNKDIAAIIHFAAFKAVGESVAEPLKYYRNNLFSLINILDGMKKNGINNFVFSSSCTVYGQPDELPVKETSPIKEAFCPYGNTKQISEAIIRDTIAVTNLKAIALRYFNPIGAHPSALIGELPIGVPNNLMPYITQTAIGKRDFLRVFGNDYNTPDGTPIRDYIHVVDIAKAHVVAVDRMLNGKTKKALEIFNLGTGNGFSVLEVINSFEKTSGKKLNYKIVERRQGDVEKVWADTTFANQELGWKAELSLDDMTFSAWKWEQALLKR, from the coding sequence ATGAAAATATTAGTAACCGGAGGTACCGGATTTATAGGTTCGCATACCGTGGTAGAACTGCAAAACAAGGGCTACGAGGTTATAATTGTTGACAATCTCAGTAATTCCGAAATAGGAGTACTCGATAATATTGAAGAAATTACCGGCATCCGTCCGGCATTTGAAAAGTTTGACTTGGCAGATAGCGGACTAACACGCGACTTCTTTGCAAAAAATAAAGATATTGCTGCCATCATTCATTTTGCTGCTTTTAAGGCTGTTGGCGAATCGGTAGCTGAACCCTTAAAATATTACCGGAACAACCTGTTCTCACTGATAAATATTCTTGATGGGATGAAAAAAAATGGAATTAATAATTTTGTTTTTTCTTCATCTTGTACAGTTTATGGGCAGCCGGATGAACTTCCCGTAAAGGAAACTTCTCCAATCAAAGAAGCTTTTTGCCCTTACGGAAACACCAAGCAAATTTCGGAAGCGATAATCCGCGATACAATTGCCGTAACCAACCTTAAAGCAATAGCTCTCCGTTATTTTAACCCTATTGGTGCGCATCCTTCGGCACTCATCGGCGAATTGCCCATCGGTGTGCCCAACAACCTGATGCCTTACATTACCCAGACAGCCATCGGAAAACGGGATTTTTTGCGTGTGTTTGGCAACGATTACAATACTCCCGACGGAACACCCATCCGTGATTACATTCATGTGGTGGACATTGCCAAAGCACATGTGGTTGCAGTGGATAGAATGCTTAACGGTAAAACCAAAAAAGCTCTTGAAATTTTCAATCTCGGAACCGGTAACGGATTTTCTGTACTGGAAGTAATTAATTCGTTTGAAAAGACTTCAGGAAAGAAATTAAATTATAAAATCGTGGAACGCCGCCAGGGAGATGTAGAAAAAGTTTGGGCAGACACCACTTTTGCCAACCAGGAATTGGGCTGGAAAGCAGAGCTTAGCCTCGACGATATGACCTTCTCAGCATGGAAATGGGAACAGGCTCTTTTGAAACGGTAA
- a CDS encoding N-acetyltransferase: MDKEFFTHETAIVDKDCKIGKGTKIWHFSHIMSNCIIGENCNIGQNVVVSPGVVLGKNVKVQNNVSIYTGVICEDDVFLGPSMVFTNVINPRSSVNRRGQYLQTIVKQGASIGANATIVCGHNIGEFAFIGAGAVVTKEIPAYALVVGNPAKQIGWMSEYGYRLNFDKNGIAMCPESKEKYQLENGKVHKLVN; this comes from the coding sequence ATGGATAAAGAGTTTTTTACGCACGAAACAGCTATCGTGGACAAAGATTGTAAGATAGGTAAGGGGACTAAAATTTGGCATTTTTCGCATATTATGAGCAATTGTATCATCGGCGAAAACTGTAACATCGGGCAAAATGTAGTGGTTTCGCCGGGTGTTGTGCTTGGGAAAAATGTGAAAGTACAAAACAATGTATCTATCTATACCGGAGTGATCTGTGAAGACGATGTTTTTTTGGGTCCTTCTATGGTTTTTACCAACGTGATTAATCCGAGAAGCTCAGTAAACCGTAGAGGACAATATTTGCAAACTATTGTTAAACAGGGTGCTTCCATTGGAGCCAATGCTACCATCGTGTGCGGACACAACATTGGAGAGTTTGCCTTTATAGGTGCTGGTGCAGTAGTTACCAAGGAAATACCAGCCTATGCACTGGTGGTTGGAAATCCTGCAAAACAGATCGGGTGGATGAGTGAATACGGTTATCGCCTGAATTTTGATAAAAATGGTATAGCAATGTGTCCCGAAAGCAAAGAAAAATATCAGTTGGAAAACGGGAAAGTCCATAAATTAGTAAACTGA
- a CDS encoding DegT/DnrJ/EryC1/StrS family aminotransferase, whose protein sequence is MRKIQMVDLKGQYEKIKAEVDGAIHEVIDSTAFINGPAVKNFQTDLEKYLGVKHVIPCANGTDALQIAMMALNLKPGDEVITTTFTFIATAEVIALLGLTPVLVDVDPDTFNINPEAIKKAITAKTKAIVPVHLFGQCADMDAILEIAKKYKLFVIEDTAQAIGAEYIFKDGTRKKAGTIGEMGCTSFFPSKNLGCYGDGGAVFTNDDELAKQLRIVANHGMVVRYYHDYIGVNSRLDSIQAAILKVKLQYLDNYAKARNAVADFYDKAFAGNPKLITPKQAKNSTHVFHQYTLVTTGFERNKLQEFLQQKEIPAMIYYPVPLHLQKAYLDPRYKDGDFPVSEMLGKSVISLPMHTELDEEQLNLITSSVLEFVNNQ, encoded by the coding sequence ATGAGGAAAATACAAATGGTTGACCTAAAAGGTCAATATGAAAAGATTAAAGCAGAAGTAGATGGTGCAATTCATGAAGTGATAGATTCTACGGCTTTTATTAATGGTCCGGCAGTAAAAAACTTTCAGACGGATCTGGAAAAATATCTTGGTGTAAAACATGTTATTCCTTGTGCTAATGGAACAGATGCCCTGCAGATTGCTATGATGGCACTAAATTTAAAACCCGGAGACGAAGTGATTACCACTACTTTCACTTTTATTGCTACGGCAGAAGTGATCGCATTGTTAGGTCTGACTCCGGTTTTGGTTGATGTGGATCCCGATACTTTTAATATCAATCCCGAAGCCATAAAAAAAGCAATAACTGCGAAAACCAAAGCCATTGTCCCAGTACATCTTTTTGGACAATGTGCTGATATGGATGCTATTCTTGAGATTGCAAAAAAGTATAAGCTATTTGTAATAGAAGATACTGCCCAAGCAATTGGTGCAGAATACATTTTTAAAGATGGAACCCGTAAAAAGGCAGGAACTATTGGAGAAATGGGATGTACTAGCTTTTTCCCTTCCAAAAACCTTGGCTGCTATGGAGATGGTGGAGCCGTTTTTACCAATGATGATGAATTGGCAAAACAACTTCGCATAGTAGCTAATCATGGTATGGTGGTTAGATATTATCATGATTACATTGGAGTTAATTCAAGATTAGATAGTATTCAGGCTGCCATACTCAAGGTTAAATTACAATATCTGGATAATTATGCGAAAGCAAGAAATGCTGTTGCTGATTTTTACGACAAAGCATTTGCCGGAAATCCCAAATTGATAACCCCCAAACAGGCAAAAAATTCAACCCATGTATTTCACCAATACACATTGGTAACCACCGGATTTGAAAGGAATAAGCTTCAGGAATTCCTTCAGCAGAAAGAAATACCGGCAATGATTTATTATCCTGTACCCCTGCATCTTCAAAAAGCCTATCTGGATCCACGCTACAAAGATGGTGATTTTCCGGTTTCAGAAATGTTGGGCAAGTCGGTAATTTCCTTACCCATGCACACCGAACTGGATGAAGAACAATTAAACCTCATTACTTCTTCGGTACTCGAATTTGTAAATAATCAGTAA
- a CDS encoding 3-deoxy-D-manno-octulosonic acid transferase: MSLLYNFFIYTYLLAIHISAFFNAKAKKWVQGRKQIFRQFEKNIDTNKKIIWFHCASLGEFEQGRPVMEAFREKHPEFKILVTFFSPSGYEIRKSYKGADHIFYLPMDTRRNARRFIRFVHPELVFFIKYEFWFNYLNYLKINNIPVFLVSGIFRPSQHFFQIYGGWFRRRLQSFSYFFVQNSDSMQLLHRINLESVIISGDTRFDRVFSIASQAKDFPLVKQFADGNQVFLAGSSWPADEILINELVKQEIPGLKFIIAPHEVHPEHINALLEMLPKPALKFSEANEENIHSTDILVVDSIGILSGLYRYATMAYIGGGFGKGIHNILEAATFGIPVIFGTQYHKFQEAIDLIALNGAFTIKTATELQMVCQSLLFNNDAYQKSADACRQYVENNRGATDKVLSVAELYLK; the protein is encoded by the coding sequence ATGTCATTACTTTATAATTTTTTCATTTATACTTATTTACTTGCTATTCACATTTCTGCATTTTTTAATGCCAAAGCAAAAAAATGGGTACAAGGCAGAAAACAAATTTTTAGGCAATTTGAAAAAAATATAGATACTAATAAAAAAATTATTTGGTTCCATTGTGCATCTCTTGGCGAATTTGAACAGGGACGGCCCGTAATGGAGGCATTTAGAGAAAAACATCCTGAATTTAAGATACTTGTTACGTTTTTTTCACCTTCGGGGTATGAAATACGGAAAAGTTACAAGGGAGCCGATCATATTTTTTATCTTCCGATGGATACCCGTAGGAACGCCCGCCGATTTATCCGGTTTGTACACCCCGAACTGGTTTTTTTCATCAAATACGAATTCTGGTTCAATTATCTAAATTACCTTAAAATCAACAATATACCTGTTTTTCTTGTTTCCGGTATTTTCAGACCTTCCCAGCATTTTTTTCAAATATATGGGGGTTGGTTTCGCAGGAGATTGCAAAGTTTTAGTTATTTCTTTGTTCAGAATTCTGATTCTATGCAATTATTGCATCGGATCAATCTGGAAAGTGTTATTATTAGCGGTGATACCCGCTTCGACAGAGTTTTTTCCATTGCCTCACAAGCAAAAGATTTTCCCCTTGTGAAACAATTTGCCGACGGAAATCAGGTATTTCTGGCAGGCAGCAGTTGGCCTGCCGATGAAATACTTATCAACGAACTGGTGAAACAGGAAATTCCAGGATTAAAGTTTATCATCGCGCCTCACGAAGTGCACCCCGAACATATCAATGCATTACTGGAAATGTTACCAAAACCTGCACTTAAATTTTCAGAAGCCAACGAGGAAAATATCCATTCTACAGATATTCTTGTTGTGGATAGTATTGGGATATTATCAGGGTTATACCGATATGCAACAATGGCTTACATAGGTGGTGGCTTTGGAAAGGGAATTCATAATATTTTAGAAGCCGCAACCTTTGGCATTCCGGTTATTTTTGGAACACAATACCATAAATTTCAGGAAGCTATTGATTTAATTGCACTTAATGGCGCCTTTACTATTAAAACCGCAACAGAATTGCAAATGGTTTGCCAAAGCTTGCTTTTTAACAACGATGCTTACCAAAAGTCGGCAGATGCATGCCGTCAGTATGTTGAAAATAACAGGGGGGCTACGGATAAAGTACTTTCTGTGGCAGAATTGTATTTAAAATAA
- a CDS encoding lysophospholipid acyltransferase family protein gives MPFWLLYRLSDLLFLLLFYVFRYRKKVVIKNLENAFPQKNTKEIFYIARGFYHNLCDIHIERIKGFSISKRTIVKRYKILNPEILLANYNKGESVIALAGHCSNWEWGAFAGGLQTIHTNIAFYKPLSNRYIDNFMQRIRAKCKTKLVSIYTTARTFKDYKNTLCVYLMIADQSPSNVQKAYWVNFLHQDTACLHGPEKYACLYNLPLYFLDIRRVKRGYYEVEILKLIDNPNDYKEGQITEKYMQILESVIRRSPENWLWSHRRWKKKRINSPLCTSNQ, from the coding sequence ATGCCTTTCTGGTTGCTGTACCGCCTTTCTGATCTTCTTTTTCTTTTACTTTTTTACGTTTTTCGGTACAGGAAAAAGGTAGTAATAAAAAATTTAGAGAATGCATTTCCTCAAAAAAATACTAAAGAAATATTCTATATTGCCCGCGGTTTTTATCACAATCTTTGTGATATCCATATTGAAAGAATTAAAGGATTCAGTATCAGCAAAAGAACAATTGTAAAACGATACAAAATCCTCAATCCTGAAATTTTACTGGCAAATTACAACAAAGGAGAAAGCGTCATAGCTTTGGCAGGTCATTGTTCCAATTGGGAATGGGGCGCCTTTGCAGGAGGGTTACAAACTATTCATACAAACATAGCATTTTACAAGCCTCTGTCAAATAGATATATAGATAATTTTATGCAAAGAATCAGGGCAAAATGTAAAACCAAGTTGGTTTCTATTTACACAACTGCCCGGACTTTTAAAGATTATAAAAATACTTTGTGCGTTTACCTTATGATTGCCGACCAAAGTCCTTCCAATGTGCAGAAAGCCTACTGGGTAAATTTTCTGCATCAGGATACAGCCTGTTTGCACGGACCGGAAAAATACGCCTGTTTGTACAATTTACCTTTGTATTTTCTTGATATTCGCAGAGTAAAAAGAGGATATTATGAAGTTGAAATACTAAAACTGATTGATAACCCGAATGATTACAAAGAAGGTCAGATTACAGAAAAATACATGCAGATTCTGGAGTCAGTAATTCGCAGAAGTCCCGAAAACTGGTTATGGTCGCATCGTCGCTGGAAAAAGAAACGTATTAATTCTCCTCTTTGTACATCGAATCAATAA
- a CDS encoding long-chain fatty acid--CoA ligase: MYQDYISIIKEQAQRYKNRNALYFKNLSSNTWEGISWTKLLQNIEQVARALVADNLPENSTIGIFSQNMPEWTMSDLGIMLSRCISVPIYASESSAYAKYIIDEAEISHVFVGEQIQYDKVLLLMGKCPSLKKIIVYDPAVDLHEREESVYFSDFIRNKKDENITAELKRRQKNMLPDDIATIIYTSGTTGEPKGVILDQQNILNTVQIHDERLNVSHKDVSMCFLPLSHVFERFWTYFVLAKGMTNYFLKNPKDIIHTIREVKPTIMCAVPRFFEKTYEAAMALLETSKPIEKKIFYWALNIGYIRSEQKRLHQKQPLWFHLKYLFANFIVLKKGRDVFGGRIRFMPCAGAPLSDHIIKFFHSAGIFIMYGYGLTETSATVCCYPYQGFDRTSTGSLMPGVQVKIGENDEILVKGNGVTRGYYKKPKVTTESFSDGWFHTGDAGRLIDGIHLVVFDRIKDIIKTSSGKYIAPQKLELLVKNDPFFEQIAVIGNEKKYISAIIFPSFSLLEKYAEEQGIRTSSRKELVNHPLIRKLYEEKLHHLQLELAHFERIKKFVLSSDELSVETGEMTPTLKIKRKVLAEKYKEVIDSMYKEEN; this comes from the coding sequence ATGTACCAGGACTATATATCAATAATCAAAGAACAGGCACAACGGTATAAAAACCGGAATGCTCTTTATTTTAAGAACCTTTCCTCAAATACATGGGAAGGAATAAGTTGGACTAAACTTTTGCAGAATATCGAACAAGTTGCGCGGGCTCTTGTTGCCGATAACCTGCCCGAAAACAGTACTATTGGTATTTTTTCACAGAATATGCCGGAATGGACAATGTCCGATTTGGGTATCATGCTTTCACGGTGTATTTCAGTACCCATTTATGCCTCGGAATCTTCAGCTTATGCAAAGTATATCATTGATGAAGCCGAAATAAGCCATGTTTTTGTTGGCGAACAGATTCAATATGATAAAGTGCTATTGCTTATGGGGAAATGTCCTTCGTTGAAAAAAATAATTGTTTACGATCCTGCTGTTGATTTGCATGAAAGAGAAGAATCAGTTTATTTTTCAGATTTTATCAGAAACAAAAAAGATGAAAACATTACTGCCGAATTGAAACGCCGGCAAAAGAATATGCTGCCCGATGATATTGCTACAATTATATATACTTCGGGTACAACAGGAGAACCCAAAGGTGTGATACTCGACCAGCAAAATATCCTGAATACCGTACAAATTCATGATGAACGGTTGAATGTAAGCCATAAAGATGTTTCTATGTGCTTTCTCCCGCTTAGCCATGTATTTGAAAGATTTTGGACATACTTTGTTCTTGCAAAAGGGATGACCAATTATTTTCTGAAAAACCCTAAGGATATAATCCATACTATCCGGGAAGTAAAACCTACCATCATGTGTGCCGTTCCGCGTTTTTTTGAAAAAACCTACGAAGCTGCTATGGCATTGCTCGAAACGAGTAAGCCGATTGAAAAAAAAATCTTCTATTGGGCGCTAAATATTGGATATATCAGGTCGGAACAAAAACGGTTACATCAAAAGCAACCCCTATGGTTTCATCTGAAATATCTTTTTGCCAACTTTATTGTCTTGAAAAAAGGTCGTGATGTTTTTGGAGGCAGAATCCGTTTTATGCCTTGTGCCGGAGCTCCTTTATCCGACCATATTATTAAGTTCTTCCATTCTGCAGGAATATTTATTATGTATGGTTATGGGCTTACAGAAACTTCAGCAACAGTTTGTTGTTATCCGTATCAAGGTTTCGACCGTACTTCTACCGGTAGTCTTATGCCTGGTGTTCAGGTAAAAATTGGAGAAAACGATGAAATTTTGGTAAAGGGAAATGGCGTTACCAGGGGATATTATAAAAAACCAAAGGTTACAACCGAAAGTTTTAGCGACGGCTGGTTCCATACCGGGGATGCAGGAAGGCTTATTGATGGAATACACTTGGTTGTTTTTGATAGAATTAAAGATATTATCAAAACCTCTTCCGGCAAGTATATTGCTCCTCAGAAATTAGAATTACTGGTTAAAAATGATCCGTTTTTTGAACAAATAGCAGTGATTGGTAACGAAAAAAAGTACATTTCTGCTATAATTTTTCCATCATTTTCTTTACTTGAAAAATATGCGGAAGAACAAGGTATTCGTACCAGCTCAAGAAAAGAACTGGTAAACCATCCACTTATCAGGAAACTTTATGAAGAAAAACTTCATCATTTACAATTGGAACTTGCACATTTTGAACGAATTAAAAAATTTGTTCTTTCATCCGACGAATTGAGCGTGGAAACCGGAGAAATGACCCCGACATTGAAAATTAAAAGAAAAGTGTTAGCCGAAAAATATAAAGAAGTTATTGATTCGATGTACAAAGAGGAGAATTAA